From the Clostridium putrefaciens genome, one window contains:
- a CDS encoding CGGC domain-containing protein yields MKIAIGVCEKINGICTTAGCFKALNNKEKTFSRYKDKDLEIVSFFTCESCSNNSDENLIKIAKRLEELGVENLHLGVCIVKCEVHRTKEIKEIFESHNIVVVEGTH; encoded by the coding sequence ATGAAGATAGCTATTGGAGTATGTGAAAAGATAAATGGAATATGTACAACTGCGGGATGTTTTAAAGCTTTAAATAACAAAGAGAAAACTTTCAGTAGGTATAAAGATAAGGACTTGGAAATTGTATCATTCTTTACTTGCGAGTCATGTTCTAATAATTCTGACGAAAATTTAATAAAGATTGCTAAAAGGTTAGAAGAATTAGGCGTTGAAAATCTTCATCTTGGGGTATGTATCGTTAAATGTGAAGTACATAGGACCAAGGAAATAAAGGAGATATTTGAAAGTCATAACATAGTTGTAGTAGAAGGCACGCACTAA
- a CDS encoding LysR family transcriptional regulator — MTIRHLRIFIEVADSGKMSIAASNLFLSQPTVSQTIKELEQHYGVLLFERFCKKLYITEQGKRLLSYARYVVNQFDDLEENMIQSKHVEKIRIGTTVTIGNCILSNILSSFNESNPEVETYAYVNNTKIIEEKLLNSELDIGIVEGEIKSSDLVCIPEVEDYLVLVCSTKHPFASRKEIKLNELSGVGFAMREKGSGTRELFEDYMLKNGVTIKTKWESNCPGAIKRAVLENQHLAAISVRLVEEEIKDGEIHVIQNSECAWNRHFSIVYHKNKFINKSMEDLIEVVKNYKHMDILEEVKTGWLVK; from the coding sequence ATGACTATAAGGCATTTAAGAATATTTATTGAAGTAGCAGATAGTGGGAAAATGAGCATAGCTGCATCGAATCTTTTTCTTTCACAGCCCACAGTAAGTCAAACAATTAAAGAATTGGAACAGCACTATGGTGTTCTTTTATTTGAACGTTTTTGCAAGAAGCTATACATAACAGAGCAAGGGAAAAGGTTGCTTTCTTATGCAAGATATGTAGTAAATCAATTTGATGACTTAGAAGAAAATATGATTCAGTCAAAACATGTGGAAAAGATAAGGATTGGGACAACGGTTACAATAGGGAACTGTATTTTAAGTAATATTCTAAGTAGCTTTAATGAGAGTAATCCTGAGGTTGAAACCTATGCTTATGTAAATAATACAAAAATAATAGAAGAAAAGTTATTGAATTCCGAATTAGATATTGGTATTGTAGAGGGCGAGATTAAGAGTTCTGATTTAGTCTGTATTCCCGAGGTAGAGGATTATTTAGTTCTTGTTTGTAGTACTAAACATCCATTTGCAAGTAGAAAAGAAATTAAATTAAATGAATTATCGGGTGTAGGATTTGCTATGCGTGAAAAAGGTAGTGGGACTAGAGAACTGTTTGAAGATTATATGTTGAAAAATGGAGTAACCATTAAAACTAAATGGGAAAGTAATTGTCCTGGAGCTATTAAAAGGGCAGTTTTAGAAAATCAGCATTTGGCGGCTATATCAGTTAGACTAGTAGAAGAAGAAATAAAAGATGGTGAAATTCACGTAATACAAAATTCTGAATGTGCATGGAATAGACACTTTAGTATTGTATATCATAAAAATAAGTTTATAAATAAGTCCATGGAAGATTTAATAGAGGTAGTAAAAAATTATAAACATATGGACATACTTGAAGAAGTTAAAACAGGGTGGCTTGTTAAATAG
- a CDS encoding (4Fe-4S)-binding protein has product MATLTISTEDEKRVKALGFLSNKGTDNFSARIITVNGKITSSQNKCISEAAEIFGSGIVTFTTRLTVEVQGIPYNKIDDFRAYLSKEGLITGGTGAKVRPIVSCKGTTCQYGLIDTFGLSEEIHERFFKGYSNVKLPHKFKIAVGGCPNNCVKPELNDLGIIGQRIPNFNADECKGCKKCSVEAACPVNASKVIDGILKIDKDKCNNCGRCIGKCHFKAIEDGITGYKIYVGGRWGKRISHGIALNKIFLDKKEAIDVIEKTILLYKDQGKAGERLAETIQRLGFLDIQNQLLSNDLLDRKDKILALSSL; this is encoded by the coding sequence ATGGCAACTTTAACTATTAGTACTGAAGATGAAAAAAGAGTAAAGGCACTAGGATTTCTTAGCAATAAAGGCACTGACAACTTCTCTGCAAGAATTATTACTGTAAATGGTAAGATCACGTCTTCTCAAAATAAATGTATATCAGAAGCAGCTGAAATCTTCGGAAGTGGAATTGTAACTTTTACTACTAGGCTAACTGTAGAAGTCCAAGGCATACCCTATAATAAAATTGATGACTTTAGAGCATACCTCTCGAAAGAAGGACTTATAACAGGTGGTACTGGGGCTAAAGTTCGCCCAATTGTATCTTGTAAGGGTACAACCTGCCAATATGGATTAATTGATACCTTTGGCTTATCAGAAGAAATACATGAAAGATTTTTTAAGGGCTACTCAAATGTTAAGTTACCTCATAAATTTAAAATTGCTGTAGGTGGCTGCCCTAATAATTGTGTTAAACCAGAATTAAACGACCTTGGTATAATTGGTCAAAGAATTCCAAACTTTAATGCGGATGAATGTAAGGGTTGTAAAAAGTGTTCCGTAGAAGCTGCCTGTCCGGTGAATGCCTCTAAGGTAATTGATGGCATTCTAAAAATTGACAAAGATAAATGTAATAATTGCGGACGTTGTATTGGTAAGTGTCACTTTAAAGCTATAGAAGATGGTATAACAGGCTATAAAATATACGTAGGTGGTCGATGGGGAAAGCGTATTTCTCACGGTATTGCACTTAACAAAATATTTCTAGACAAAAAAGAGGCTATAGACGTAATAGAGAAAACTATACTTTTATATAAAGATCAAGGTAAAGCTGGAGAGCGTTTAGCTGAAACCATTCAAAGACTTGGTTTTTTAGATATTCAAAATCAGCTGCTATCAAATGACCTTTTAGATAGAAAAGATAAAATATTAGCACTAAGCTCTCTTTAG
- a CDS encoding NAD(P)/FAD-dependent oxidoreductase, whose product MNKSYVIIGSGISAISAAKAIRDKDKSGTIAIYGEESMMPYLRIKLSKDLFKDLNNDKILLKKQQWYEENNISFFKDTRILKIDVENKILMSSNGENISYDKLLIATGSRNRTLPIIGSDKEGVFTLRNVVDANNIKGYLKEKHNVVHIGGGVQGLETAWTLHLNGKEVFIVEAGKRLMPRLLDERASSILKEKIENTGVKFICDTRVDEILGHEKVEAVSVNEKHVIPCDMVIYSIGMIPNLEMVKDTKIETNKGIVVNDNMETSVKDVYAAGDVAEFKGNIEGLWMKATEQGTVAGNNMAGDDLIYKGAVPVTVFNAFNTSLFSMGDVSYGSYDNSISEEVDGKYIKIFIKGNSIVGAISIGDASMSRTVKTCIEGGVSLAGIDVDTITIKELISQMQKSIKP is encoded by the coding sequence ATGAATAAAAGTTATGTTATTATAGGAAGTGGTATTTCTGCAATTAGTGCAGCTAAGGCTATTAGAGATAAAGATAAAAGTGGAACCATAGCTATATATGGAGAAGAGTCGATGATGCCATATTTAAGAATAAAGTTATCTAAAGACTTATTTAAAGATTTAAATAATGATAAAATTCTTTTGAAAAAGCAACAGTGGTATGAAGAAAACAATATAAGCTTTTTTAAAGATACAAGAATTTTAAAGATAGATGTAGAAAATAAGATTTTAATGAGTTCAAATGGAGAAAACATTTCCTACGATAAATTGTTAATCGCTACAGGGTCAAGAAATAGGACGTTACCTATTATAGGTTCAGATAAAGAAGGGGTGTTTACCCTTAGAAATGTAGTAGACGCAAATAATATTAAAGGTTATCTTAAAGAAAAACATAATGTTGTTCATATAGGTGGAGGGGTTCAAGGTCTTGAAACCGCTTGGACATTGCATTTAAATGGAAAAGAAGTATTTATTGTTGAAGCTGGAAAGAGACTTATGCCAAGGTTGTTAGATGAAAGAGCATCATCTATATTAAAAGAAAAGATAGAAAATACAGGAGTAAAATTCATTTGTGATACTAGGGTAGATGAAATTTTAGGGCATGAAAAAGTAGAGGCTGTTAGCGTAAATGAAAAGCATGTTATTCCTTGTGATATGGTAATATACTCTATAGGAATGATTCCAAATCTTGAAATGGTAAAGGATACTAAAATTGAAACTAATAAAGGTATTGTAGTAAATGATAACATGGAAACTTCAGTTAAAGATGTTTATGCAGCAGGTGATGTTGCTGAATTTAAAGGAAATATAGAGGGATTATGGATGAAGGCTACGGAACAGGGTACAGTAGCTGGAAATAATATGGCTGGAGATGATTTAATATATAAAGGTGCAGTTCCTGTTACGGTATTTAATGCCTTTAATACTTCCTTATTTTCTATGGGGGATGTAAGTTACGGAAGCTATGATAATAGTATAAGTGAAGAAGTAGATGGTAAGTATATTAAAATATTCATAAAAGGTAATAGCATAGTAGGTGCTATATCAATTGGTGATGCTAGTATGTCAAGGACAGTTAAGACATGTATTGAAGGGGGCGTATCCCTAGCAGGAATTGATGTAGATACTATAACTATAAAGGAATTAATATCACAAATGCAAAAGAGTATTAAACCTTAA